From Dehalococcoidia bacterium:
GTACATTGCTGGTGCGAAAAAGAAAATGAGCATGATTGGGAATCAGCGCCCAAGCAAAACAGGATATCCCCGTCACGGGCAGAAGCCTCTCCAGGCGCGAAAGAAAATCCTCCCGGTCGGCATCGTCTCGAAATATTTGTCTGCGCTCGATCCCCCGGATCATAATGTGATGAAGGGCGGCGGGAGGGTCTAATCTCGCTGATCCAGGCATGAAAGGCCTCCTACATAAAAACATCTATCCTGTAAACTTAATTATTTAAGGGCGTCCCCTAGTCCCCTATAGTCCTAGTCCCCCTAGTCCTTACAGGTATGTCCGGTCCTTTTCCCACCAATCCCGGCAAATATTGTGATAATAAAACCCGTTATAATCCTTACACGTCGCTATGGGAATTAATCCTGTCGAATGAATATTATCCCTTGACAGGCAAAAACATCCCCCATATACTCCAACTCATCAACAGCAATACCTTATCAATAATAATTCAGGAGGTAAAGTTATGCCAAGTCCAGGTCAGGAATTATCAAGCATTGATTTTGAATCGATGATAGGCGGTCCTTTGATAGCGGTCGTCAACGCTCAGGCACAGGCTGCGATGTCAACAGTCAACTTCATTAAGGAAGTGGGCTTTAAAAAACCGAACGCCGAGCAGGAGGCCGGTGGCGACACATCGACGGAAGAACCTATCTATGTATCTTTCAAATATCCCAAGGAACTGAGGCCCTATGTGCCGGCCGTTCAAGCCGATCTGACGGCGACGCCGCCAGTGAATGCGTCCCCAGCGGTTCCGGCTGTATATGAGACGCAGGAACTGAAGGTGCCTATCCTGACGATTCTGCCGATTCCATTTATCCGCATCGAGTTTGCAACTGTCGATTTCAATGCGAAAATCAATTCAGTCGAATATCGCAAAACCAATACGGATCTAAAAATAAACTCATCCCTAGAAGCGAAAGCCGGCTGGTTGTGGGGCTCGGCAAAACTGAAAGTTTCGACCTCGTTCCAGCGCACGACGCAGGAAGGCAATTCCGTTAACCGAACCTACTCGCTGGCGATACATGTCAAAGTGGTTCAGGATGAAATGCCGGCAGGTATGGAGAAGATGCTGGGGATACTTGAGGGTGCCATTACTTCAACACCCGCCACAACGGCTTAGTAGCCTTCATTTGCTGGAATTATAGACCCCGTATATGTGCGTGCCGGCGGCATTTCAAGCCATGTCATGTAATTGGCTGCAGGTCTCGGGTACTGAAGGGATGTTTGCAGGATAATAATTTATTGGAGAAAAAATGCCAAAACTTGGTGATTATATCGGTCATCTCTTGTCTGAGATAGCAATAGCAAGAATGCAGGCGGATATCGAATCCGTCAGGATAGCCGAGTTGTATGCCGACCATCCTTTGCTGCGCAGCATGCCTGTCCCGCGCTTCCGCATGCCCGATGTGGAGATAGACGTACCTGTTGTCGTAAAGGGACTGGAAGATTCGCCTTTCGGCGAATCTTCCCACGGCACACCTCCCATCGCTGAAATTCGCAAGGTGTTTGATAAAGTATTCGAGGCAGTCATTACAAAAGAGCGTGTCATGATGAGTGCTGCCGACAAAAAAAGGATCGAGACAGTACTCGACCGTCGAACCGCGGCGCTGACCAGGCCCAAAGATACAGCCATTGAAGCCAACCGGGTGGCCGACGACTTTACAGCCAATGCAGTGAGGAGTCTGGGCGAGTTGATCAAGCCCGAAAAGCGTGCGGAGTTTCTGGAAACACTCAAAGACACCCTGCGGGTTGAGTTGTTGAGGATCATCAAGCCATCTACACGGCTCAATGTTCTTGTCACGACCGGAGAAATACGCGAGGCCGGTCCTAGTGAGGTCATTACCCGTCTACATCTGAAGATTTCGGAAGAAGCTTTTGAATGGACTTCCATCGAAACAGATGAAGGGGGAAAAGATCGTCTGGTCATAGGGTAGCCATGTTACGCATTGTCAATATCGAAGAAATACAGCGCATGCTGAACAACGTTTCCGGGCTGGTTGACGTGCAGCAGCGGCATGATTCCACATTTGATGAAAAAGTCAAAATGTGGCTGACGAAACTGGAAAAAATTCTCGAAAGCAATCGAATCATGTTTGCGGGTGAGATCGCAAGCCAGCGGGCGACGATCCTTGCTGCGGAAAACGGCATTCTTCCGCCCGGAATGGAAATGTACAGCGGAATCGGCAAGCGGAAAATCGTCCAGGCAACTGCAACCTTGTCGCTACGCAACGCCAGCCGCATGGTCACTGATTATCTCCGGAAGGAGGTCGACAGGGTTGCCGATGCCG
This genomic window contains:
- a CDS encoding DUF2589 domain-containing protein, which translates into the protein MPSPGQELSSIDFESMIGGPLIAVVNAQAQAAMSTVNFIKEVGFKKPNAEQEAGGDTSTEEPIYVSFKYPKELRPYVPAVQADLTATPPVNASPAVPAVYETQELKVPILTILPIPFIRIEFATVDFNAKINSVEYRKTNTDLKINSSLEAKAGWLWGSAKLKVSTSFQRTTQEGNSVNRTYSLAIHVKVVQDEMPAGMEKMLGILEGAITSTPATTA